The following are encoded in a window of Bacillus sp. 2205SS5-2 genomic DNA:
- a CDS encoding acetate kinase → MAKVIAINAGSSSLKFQLFEMPEETVITKGIIERIGLKESIFTIAVDGEKQKEVKDIPDHSVAVKMLLDKLTSSGIIDSLDEIEGIGHRVVHGGEIFNDSAIITDEVLAKIEELSDLAPLHNPANITGILAFQDVLPNVSAVAVFDTAFHQTMPESSYLYSLPYNYYKEFGIRKYGFHGTSHMYVSQRAAEMLGRPIEQLRLISCHLGNGASIAAIEGGKSIDTSMGFTPLAGVTMGTRSGNIDPALIPYIMEKTGKTADEVLDVLNKESGMLGVSGFSSDLRDIEIESEQGNERAELALEVFGNRIHKYIGSYAARMCGVDAIIFTAGIGENSDVIRERVLQGLEFMGVYWDPARNKVRGAETFVNYPHSPVKVLIIPTDEEVMIARDVTRLTH, encoded by the coding sequence ATGGCAAAGGTTATCGCAATTAATGCAGGAAGTTCTTCATTAAAGTTTCAATTATTTGAAATGCCTGAAGAAACGGTCATCACTAAAGGAATCATTGAACGAATTGGACTGAAAGAATCAATCTTTACGATTGCAGTTGATGGAGAAAAACAAAAAGAAGTTAAAGATATCCCGGATCACTCTGTTGCGGTCAAAATGTTGCTCGATAAATTAACGAGCTCAGGAATTATTGACTCACTTGATGAGATTGAGGGAATAGGTCACCGGGTTGTACACGGCGGTGAAATTTTCAATGACTCAGCCATTATTACGGATGAGGTTTTAGCAAAAATCGAAGAGTTATCAGATTTAGCTCCTTTGCATAATCCAGCTAATATTACTGGTATTCTCGCATTTCAAGATGTGCTACCAAACGTGTCTGCTGTCGCAGTCTTTGATACCGCTTTTCATCAAACGATGCCAGAGAGCTCATACTTGTATAGTCTTCCTTATAATTATTATAAAGAATTCGGTATACGTAAATATGGTTTCCATGGTACTTCACATATGTATGTGTCACAACGTGCAGCAGAGATGCTTGGACGACCGATTGAACAGCTTCGTTTAATCTCTTGTCACCTTGGGAATGGAGCAAGTATTGCAGCCATTGAAGGTGGAAAATCGATTGATACATCTATGGGCTTCACTCCACTTGCTGGGGTGACAATGGGAACCCGATCAGGAAATATCGATCCAGCGTTAATTCCTTATATTATGGAGAAAACAGGGAAAACAGCGGATGAAGTGTTAGACGTGTTAAACAAAGAATCCGGTATGCTAGGTGTATCAGGCTTCTCAAGTGACTTACGTGATATCGAAATTGAATCAGAGCAAGGAAATGAGCGTGCAGAACTAGCACTTGAAGTGTTCGGTAATCGAATTCATAAATATATCGGTTCTTATGCAGCTCGTATGTGCGGAGTTGATGCGATTATTTTTACCGCAGGAATTGGTGAAAATAGCGATGTGATTCGTGAGCGTGTATTACAAGGACTCGAGTTCATGGGAGTGTACTGGGACCCGGCTCGTAACAAAGTACGTGGAGCAGAAACGTTCGTGAACTACCCACATTCACCTGTCAAAGTTTTGATTATTCCAACAGATGAAGAAGTGATGATTGCACGTGATGTGACACGATTAACGCATTAA
- the ytfJ gene encoding GerW family sporulation protein: MSDHPIEGLMTTAMESLKEMIDVNTIIGDPVETPDGSVILTVSKVGFGFAAGGSEFVIESKDSKNGGGTSKQPFGGGSGGGVSITPIAFLIVNGQGVKMLHLDENTHLLEKILDLAPGAFEKIQGMMKKKDDQGNEGHKKQDLDV; encoded by the coding sequence ATGTCAGATCATCCAATTGAAGGGTTAATGACCACTGCAATGGAAAGCTTAAAAGAGATGATCGATGTAAACACGATTATTGGTGATCCGGTGGAAACACCTGATGGAAGCGTGATTCTCACGGTGTCAAAGGTAGGGTTCGGTTTTGCTGCTGGTGGAAGCGAATTTGTTATTGAGAGTAAAGATAGCAAAAATGGTGGCGGGACTTCCAAGCAACCATTTGGAGGAGGAAGTGGGGGCGGAGTTTCTATTACGCCGATTGCTTTTCTCATTGTGAATGGTCAAGGAGTGAAAATGCTCCATCTTGATGAAAACACGCATCTGCTAGAGAAGATTCTAGATCTTGCTCCTGGTGCATTTGAGAAAATACAAGGTATGATGAAAAAGAAAGATGATCAAGGAAATGAAGGGCACAAAAAACAGGATTTAGATGTTTAA
- the rarD gene encoding EamA family transporter RarD, translating to MKKEKIGVLSTAFSYFLWGILPVYWKWLQHVGADEILANRVFWSFWFMILYLFLSNRWNGFRKIIQEFRENRRMLYALGIASILISMNWFIYIFAVNSNQMVEASLGYYINPLVSVLLGVFILKEKLNKFHLVSFLLALTGVLILTISYGSFPWIAFGLAFSFGLYGLAKKVIKVNAAIGLTLETLIIVPIAFLYMLYLGVSGESFFISDSFGTTLLLVGAGAVTAIPLLLFGKGAQSIPLYMVGFLQYIAPTITLLLGVIVYKEKFTQIDFIAFLFIWSALMVFTVSRLKWFSVQTERA from the coding sequence GTGAAGAAAGAGAAAATAGGGGTATTGTCTACCGCGTTTTCTTATTTTTTATGGGGGATATTGCCGGTATATTGGAAATGGTTACAGCATGTAGGAGCTGATGAAATTTTAGCAAACCGAGTTTTTTGGTCGTTTTGGTTTATGATTTTATATTTATTCCTATCTAATCGATGGAATGGGTTTAGAAAAATCATTCAAGAATTTCGAGAAAACCGGAGAATGCTATATGCACTAGGGATAGCTTCCATATTAATCAGTATGAATTGGTTTATTTACATATTTGCAGTAAATTCAAATCAAATGGTGGAAGCGAGTTTAGGTTATTATATTAATCCGCTAGTTAGTGTTTTGTTAGGAGTGTTTATTTTAAAGGAAAAGTTAAACAAATTTCATCTTGTTTCTTTTCTTCTTGCTTTAACTGGTGTACTAATCCTTACGATTTCCTATGGATCGTTCCCTTGGATTGCCTTTGGTTTAGCCTTTTCTTTTGGCTTATACGGGTTAGCAAAAAAAGTGATAAAAGTGAACGCCGCAATAGGCCTCACGCTCGAAACGCTAATCATTGTTCCAATTGCCTTTTTATACATGCTATATCTAGGTGTAAGTGGGGAATCATTTTTCATTTCTGATTCTTTTGGCACAACTCTTTTACTTGTTGGTGCGGGAGCGGTTACTGCAATACCCTTACTACTCTTCGGGAAAGGGGCGCAAAGCATCCCTTTATATATGGTAGGTTTTCTACAATACATTGCGCCAACTATTACATTGTTACTAGGGGTAATTGTATATAAGGAAAAGTTCACACAAATTGACTTTATCGCCTTTTTGTTTATATGGTCTGCGTTAATGGTCTTTACGGTTTCGCGATTAAAATGGTTTTCCGTACAAACCGAAAGAGCGTGA
- a CDS encoding NAD kinase, whose amino-acid sequence MADRRNLYFYTNRDNHTLAHLDTLRDLAQKYNFNILDTPDEANIIVSVGGDGTFLQAVRKTGFREDCLYAGISTTGSLSMYCDFHLDDKQKMISAMTEENIEVRRYPTIEVKIDDQTSFYCLNEFSLRSGIIKTFLIDVFIDNLHFETFRGDGMLIATPTGSTAYNKSLNGSVVDPMLPCMQVSEIASLNNNRYRTLGSPFILSDKRKLTLKVVQDGNDYPTMGMDNEALSIQHVHNIEVGLSGKIIKTVKLKDNSFWEKVKRTFL is encoded by the coding sequence ATGGCAGATCGAAGAAATTTGTATTTTTATACAAATCGGGATAATCACACACTGGCACATCTTGACACACTTAGAGACTTAGCACAAAAATACAATTTTAATATTTTGGACACCCCAGATGAAGCAAATATTATTGTTAGTGTTGGCGGAGACGGCACGTTTTTGCAAGCTGTTCGCAAAACCGGCTTTCGAGAAGATTGTTTATATGCTGGTATTTCTACAACAGGAAGTTTAAGCATGTATTGTGATTTTCACCTTGATGATAAACAAAAAATGATTAGTGCAATGACTGAAGAAAATATAGAAGTGCGTCGCTACCCAACTATCGAGGTTAAGATTGATGATCAAACATCCTTCTATTGTTTAAACGAATTTAGTCTCCGTTCTGGCATTATTAAGACATTTTTGATTGATGTTTTCATAGACAACCTCCATTTTGAAACTTTCAGGGGAGACGGCATGTTGATTGCAACCCCCACTGGAAGCACTGCCTATAATAAATCTCTAAATGGCTCTGTTGTCGACCCAATGCTCCCTTGTATGCAAGTGAGCGAAATCGCTTCTCTCAATAACAATCGCTACCGTACACTCGGATCGCCGTTTATTTTGAGCGACAAAAGAAAACTTACACTGAAAGTGGTCCAAGACGGCAATGACTACCCAACAATGGGCATGGACAACGAAGCCTTAAGCATTCAGCACGTCCACAACATCGAAGTCGGCCTTAGCGGGAAAATCATCAAAACCGTCAAACTAAAAGACAACTCCTTCTGGGAAAAAGTAAAAAGAACATTTTTATAA
- a CDS encoding DUF2953 domain-containing protein gives MYWIIGILLGLMILIVLVFWTKLTIYLSFYHGNDNDDFSINIKAWGGLIRYKIEIPLIKVDDDSPSIVVEEVKSKNGNGEHATKNETSQITPKDLLSSLHDMRELLLHIVGFHKIVRSFLAKIKVDNLEWQTLIGTGDSSSTGIAVGGIWSVKSTIVSIMSKAMKLQSMPVLTVHPSFQQPIIQTKFTCMIQFRIGQAILGGIKIIRYWRGGKARFKTKPLSKFADEKQSV, from the coding sequence ATGTATTGGATTATAGGAATTCTATTGGGATTAATGATATTGATTGTTCTGGTTTTTTGGACGAAGCTAACGATCTATCTTTCGTTTTATCATGGAAATGATAACGATGATTTTTCTATAAATATAAAAGCATGGGGTGGATTAATTCGATATAAAATCGAGATCCCATTAATTAAGGTAGATGACGATTCCCCTTCTATTGTTGTAGAAGAAGTGAAAAGTAAAAATGGTAATGGGGAACATGCGACAAAAAATGAAACGAGTCAAATAACACCGAAGGATCTTCTATCAAGTCTTCATGATATGAGAGAACTATTACTGCACATAGTGGGATTCCATAAAATTGTCAGGAGTTTTTTAGCGAAAATAAAGGTGGATAACTTAGAATGGCAAACGCTTATTGGGACAGGGGATTCCTCCTCAACTGGGATAGCAGTTGGGGGGATTTGGAGTGTTAAGAGCACCATTGTTAGCATTATGAGCAAAGCTATGAAACTCCAGTCGATGCCTGTCTTAACGGTTCATCCTTCGTTTCAACAACCAATTATTCAAACCAAGTTTACATGTATGATTCAATTTCGAATCGGACAAGCTATATTAGGAGGAATAAAGATTATTCGCTATTGGCGGGGTGGAAAAGCTCGTTTTAAGACGAAGCCACTTTCTAAGTTTGCCGATGAAAAACAATCAGTCTAA
- a CDS encoding class I SAM-dependent methyltransferase has product MMTSSVEVLFSILDETAHIIQEELSITYLEAVAESAENLFHDGVLQDELSDLSKKRLDKKYHEVTLEQFHVEEIRKSYQLAILKGMKENVQSNHQMTPDSIGLMMSYLIGKFFSGKRSFSILDPAVGTGNLLSTILNGLAPIEIQATGVEVDDLLIKLAYSGANLQKQQVQFFNQDSIEGLFIDPVDAVICDLPVGYYPNDVRAAEYELKAEEGHSYAHHLLIEQSIKHTVPGGYLFFLIPNGLFSTEYSEQLHLFLKEHAQIQGILQLPLSMFSSEQAAKSIFILQKNEPNIKAPKQVLLADLPKLSNHHAMENMLVKLEQWFKENK; this is encoded by the coding sequence ATGATGACATCATCAGTAGAAGTATTATTTAGCATTCTAGACGAAACAGCTCACATCATCCAAGAGGAACTATCCATTACATACTTAGAAGCAGTGGCAGAGAGTGCGGAGAACCTATTTCATGATGGAGTTCTTCAAGATGAATTAAGTGATTTGTCAAAGAAGCGATTGGATAAAAAATATCACGAGGTCACTTTAGAACAATTTCATGTAGAAGAAATTAGAAAATCCTACCAACTTGCTATATTAAAAGGAATGAAAGAGAATGTTCAATCTAATCATCAAATGACACCAGACTCCATTGGTCTCATGATGAGCTATTTAATCGGGAAATTCTTTAGTGGGAAACGTTCCTTTTCGATACTTGATCCCGCTGTTGGTACGGGAAATTTATTATCCACCATCCTAAATGGACTTGCCCCAATTGAAATACAGGCAACAGGTGTGGAAGTAGATGATCTTTTAATCAAATTAGCATACTCAGGGGCAAACCTTCAAAAGCAACAAGTCCAATTTTTCAACCAAGATTCAATAGAGGGTTTATTTATAGATCCTGTTGATGCAGTTATTTGTGATTTACCTGTTGGGTATTATCCGAATGACGTTCGAGCTGCCGAGTACGAACTAAAAGCTGAGGAGGGTCATTCCTATGCTCATCATTTATTAATTGAGCAAAGTATTAAACATACGGTACCAGGTGGATATTTGTTCTTTTTAATTCCCAATGGACTTTTTTCTACAGAGTACTCCGAGCAACTTCATTTATTTTTGAAGGAACATGCGCAAATCCAAGGGATTCTCCAGCTACCGCTGTCAATGTTTAGTAGCGAGCAAGCAGCAAAAAGCATTTTTATCCTTCAAAAAAACGAACCGAATATAAAAGCACCCAAACAAGTATTGCTAGCGGATTTACCGAAGCTCTCCAATCACCATGCGATGGAAAATATGCTTGTGAAGTTAGAACAATGGTTTAAAGAGAATAAATAA
- the sppA gene encoding signal peptide peptidase SppA, translated as MNGKRWVALGLALGLMVISTGVSFVSSLFWGDVSAGFEEIFSMEEEFGETIIEEGNSSNKIAVLEVDGVIQDTGGATSFFESPGYNHQFFLDQLEKVKEDSYVKGIVLRVNTPGGGTAESAQIHEMLVEIKEETEKPIYVSMGSIAASGGYYISAPADKIFASQETLTGSLGVILQSVNYSGLAEKYGVEFVTIKSGPYKDILSPSRPVSNEEREILQAMIDNSYDAFVEVIANGRGMKEGKVRELADGRIYDGVQAKEVNLIDEFGYLDDVIDAMKADFDLGNAQVVQYEDSAGLGSLFEMSAQKIGGTDFEMTALMKMLGNPNAPRLLYLYSE; from the coding sequence ATGAATGGAAAGCGTTGGGTGGCATTAGGTTTAGCTCTAGGATTAATGGTTATTTCTACAGGAGTAAGTTTTGTTTCATCTCTATTTTGGGGGGATGTATCAGCAGGGTTTGAAGAAATTTTTTCCATGGAGGAAGAGTTTGGTGAAACGATCATTGAAGAAGGAAATTCTTCAAACAAAATTGCCGTACTAGAAGTTGATGGTGTGATTCAAGATACTGGCGGAGCAACTTCATTTTTTGAAAGTCCAGGGTATAATCATCAATTCTTTTTAGATCAACTTGAGAAAGTAAAAGAAGATTCATATGTGAAGGGAATTGTTTTACGAGTGAATACTCCTGGCGGTGGCACTGCCGAAAGTGCGCAAATTCATGAGATGCTCGTTGAAATTAAAGAAGAAACTGAAAAACCAATTTATGTCTCGATGGGATCGATTGCCGCTTCTGGAGGATATTACATTTCTGCCCCTGCGGATAAAATTTTCGCAAGTCAAGAAACCTTAACGGGTTCATTAGGAGTTATTTTACAAAGTGTTAACTATTCTGGGCTTGCAGAAAAGTACGGAGTTGAATTTGTCACAATTAAAAGTGGTCCTTACAAAGATATTTTAAGCCCATCAAGGCCCGTTTCAAATGAAGAGAGAGAGATTCTTCAAGCAATGATTGATAATTCATATGATGCCTTTGTAGAAGTCATTGCAAATGGAAGAGGAATGAAAGAAGGAAAAGTCAGAGAATTGGCAGATGGTAGAATCTATGACGGTGTGCAGGCGAAAGAAGTCAATTTAATCGATGAGTTTGGATACTTAGATGATGTAATTGATGCGATGAAAGCTGATTTTGATTTAGGAAATGCACAAGTTGTTCAATATGAAGACAGCGCAGGCCTTGGGTCTCTATTTGAAATGTCCGCACAAAAAATAGGTGGTACTGATTTCGAGATGACGGCGCTGATGAAAATGTTAGGAAATCCAAACGCACCTAGACTTTTGTATTTATATTCAGAATAA
- a CDS encoding RDD family protein — protein MSDEQKFEQYGTRPLEEGLEVRDEMSMKHTSKPFNTFVYAGFWMRFWAYLIDLIVVGSLNRIVVYPFFRLLDFPLIKEGMFSGIALVTAITFYAYFVLMTKYYQQTLGKMVLGLRVKALKEESITWGTVLFREIVGRYLSVTTWILYVVVAFTTKKQGIHDLLADTTVIQERHSYVVQGQS, from the coding sequence ATGTCAGATGAACAAAAATTTGAACAATATGGTACTCGCCCTCTAGAAGAAGGACTTGAAGTAAGGGATGAAATGAGTATGAAGCATACATCAAAACCGTTTAATACCTTCGTGTACGCTGGTTTTTGGATGAGGTTCTGGGCCTATCTTATCGACCTAATTGTGGTAGGTAGTCTTAATAGGATTGTGGTATATCCATTTTTTCGCCTATTGGATTTTCCTCTAATAAAAGAAGGGATGTTCTCAGGAATTGCGTTAGTAACGGCGATTACATTTTACGCATACTTTGTTTTAATGACTAAATATTATCAACAAACGCTTGGTAAAATGGTACTTGGTTTAAGAGTAAAAGCATTAAAAGAAGAAAGCATTACTTGGGGAACAGTTTTGTTTCGAGAAATCGTCGGCCGCTATCTTTCTGTGACAACTTGGATTTTGTATGTTGTAGTTGCCTTCACAACTAAAAAACAAGGGATACATGATTTGCTTGCAGATACGACTGTGATACAAGAAAGGCATTCTTATGTTGTTCAGGGACAATCATAA
- the tpx gene encoding thiol peroxidase, which yields MANITFKGNKVTLLGNEVKVGDHVPEFTVLANDLSPVSLKDSKGMVRLISGVPSIDTGVCDAQTRRFNEAASSIDNVQVLTISMDLPFAQKRWCAANGLENVHVLSDHRDASFGEAFGLHIKELRLLARAVFVIDSNDIVQYVEYVSEATDHPNYDAAVEAAKSAK from the coding sequence ATGGCAAACATTACATTTAAAGGGAATAAGGTAACTTTACTAGGAAACGAAGTAAAGGTGGGGGATCATGTACCAGAATTTACGGTATTAGCAAATGACTTATCACCTGTATCATTGAAGGACTCAAAAGGGATGGTTCGTTTAATTTCCGGTGTTCCCTCAATTGATACAGGCGTATGTGATGCGCAAACTCGTCGTTTCAACGAAGCAGCATCTTCAATCGACAATGTTCAAGTGTTAACAATTTCAATGGATTTACCATTTGCTCAAAAGCGCTGGTGTGCTGCAAATGGCCTTGAAAATGTACATGTTTTATCTGATCATCGAGATGCATCTTTTGGAGAAGCTTTTGGGTTACATATTAAAGAGCTTCGCTTATTAGCTAGAGCGGTTTTTGTAATTGATAGCAATGATATTGTTCAATATGTTGAGTATGTGAGTGAAGCAACTGATCACCCAAATTACGATGCTGCAGTAGAAGCGGCTAAAAGCGCTAAGTAA
- a CDS encoding EcsC family protein: MSLSEREERILGELERWEENLYDHETNDLENTYDKWIESTFSALPLEITEKIFKNLDGFLFHLHSLLQGSQMQNDARESILSTARAFHEDIETIEDLRYLAIDQLHYIAEQHAGRHRVYSFLQGGITGTGGFVALGSDFPAMAVLNLRSIQLISMSYGYDVQTPYEMMTSLKVFHVATLPKRLKGYGWEGLVEDLNQNEKYFFDGQETFTDYSWLEGPLKQLTKGVAISLFRKKKWSGLPLLSMAIGAGANYQLSRKVTDFAERYYQYRYLNEKKELLNQSTD; this comes from the coding sequence ATGAGCTTGTCCGAAAGAGAAGAGAGAATTCTTGGAGAACTAGAGCGTTGGGAAGAAAACTTATATGATCATGAAACCAACGATTTAGAGAATACATACGATAAGTGGATTGAATCAACCTTTTCAGCGTTACCACTGGAAATAACGGAGAAGATTTTTAAAAACCTTGATGGATTTCTTTTTCATTTACACTCACTTTTACAAGGATCTCAAATGCAAAATGATGCGAGAGAAAGTATTCTCTCAACAGCAAGAGCCTTTCATGAAGATATTGAAACTATTGAGGACCTACGTTATCTAGCGATTGATCAACTTCATTATATAGCAGAGCAACATGCAGGACGACACCGGGTGTATTCATTTCTTCAAGGAGGTATTACTGGCACGGGAGGGTTTGTTGCATTAGGTAGTGATTTTCCAGCTATGGCCGTCTTAAATTTGAGGAGTATTCAACTAATTTCCATGTCATATGGATACGACGTCCAAACACCATATGAAATGATGACTTCCTTGAAAGTTTTTCATGTAGCCACGCTCCCAAAACGGCTAAAAGGGTATGGTTGGGAAGGATTGGTTGAGGACTTAAACCAAAATGAAAAGTACTTTTTCGATGGACAAGAAACATTTACGGATTACTCTTGGCTAGAAGGGCCGTTGAAGCAATTAACTAAAGGAGTAGCCATTTCATTGTTTCGGAAGAAAAAGTGGTCGGGACTTCCATTACTTAGTATGGCAATAGGTGCTGGAGCCAATTATCAATTAAGCCGAAAAGTGACCGATTTTGCAGAGAGATATTATCAATACCGTTATTTAAATGAAAAAAAAGAGTTGTTAAATCAATCAACTGACTAA
- a CDS encoding amidohydrolase, which produces MGILWHNGNIYTMIQEGDRVEAVFTENGKITAIGSKQELQQAFKKRITEEKDLQRGTMIPGLVDSHMHLIGYGEKLLRLDLSHMKSKKQVLAAVAYRVSKTEGNEWIIGEGWNENLWEEADIIVRSELDRIAPNHPVLLKRTCRHALVVNSKALAMAKIDESVVEPEGGIIERDGANLLNGLFKDKAQNLMIDALPPVSKEYLERALREAVKSCWSFGLVGVHTEDMSYYGSFDQTYGAFCQVIETGDYPFKAHLLVHHEVIDEWKKEGHSFLSGGEYLEWGAMKIFADGALGGRTALLSHPYQDDPSTNGVAIHSSEALAQLVKKARNLDLPIAVHVIGDLAFQLSLEAVKKHPTNSLRRDRFIHGQILRKELIEEAKELPMIIDIQPQFVSSDFPWVVNRVGEENMSYNYAWKTLLEEGITLAGGSDAPIEDSNPLLGIHAAISRSVDVEGKSVIFQQDEQLSRYEAISLYTKGSAYASHHEKDRGMISVGYSADFTVFEKNPFCIPLDDIPGLACRMTVINEQVVYKK; this is translated from the coding sequence ATGGGAATACTTTGGCATAACGGGAACATTTACACAATGATACAAGAAGGAGACCGAGTAGAAGCGGTCTTTACCGAGAACGGAAAGATAACGGCAATCGGTTCCAAACAAGAACTTCAACAAGCGTTCAAAAAGCGGATTACAGAAGAAAAAGACTTGCAAAGAGGAACTATGATACCTGGCCTAGTCGATAGTCATATGCATCTTATTGGTTACGGGGAGAAGTTGTTGCGTTTGGATTTATCTCATATGAAATCCAAAAAACAAGTGTTAGCGGCTGTTGCGTATCGTGTATCGAAAACGGAAGGAAATGAGTGGATTATTGGAGAAGGTTGGAATGAAAATCTTTGGGAGGAGGCTGATATAATCGTAAGGTCAGAGTTAGATCGAATTGCACCAAACCATCCTGTCTTATTAAAACGGACATGTCGACATGCCTTAGTAGTGAATTCGAAAGCTTTGGCGATGGCAAAGATAGATGAAAGTGTCGTTGAACCAGAAGGTGGGATCATTGAGCGTGACGGAGCTAACCTGTTGAACGGTCTCTTTAAAGACAAAGCCCAAAATCTAATGATAGATGCCCTTCCCCCGGTATCAAAAGAATATCTCGAAAGAGCCTTAAGAGAGGCTGTTAAGAGTTGTTGGAGTTTTGGATTAGTAGGAGTACATACGGAGGACATGAGCTATTATGGTAGTTTTGATCAAACCTATGGCGCCTTCTGTCAAGTGATTGAAACTGGAGATTACCCTTTTAAAGCTCACTTGCTTGTGCATCATGAAGTGATTGATGAATGGAAAAAAGAAGGACATAGCTTTTTATCGGGTGGAGAGTATTTAGAATGGGGAGCAATGAAAATTTTTGCAGATGGAGCATTAGGAGGTAGAACGGCTTTATTAAGCCACCCTTACCAAGATGATCCTTCCACTAATGGGGTAGCGATTCATTCTTCAGAAGCATTGGCGCAGTTGGTAAAAAAGGCTCGCAACTTAGATCTTCCGATAGCCGTCCATGTTATTGGCGATTTAGCCTTTCAATTATCATTAGAAGCGGTGAAAAAACACCCAACGAATTCTCTCAGGCGAGACCGCTTTATTCACGGACAAATTTTACGAAAAGAATTGATTGAGGAAGCAAAGGAACTGCCTATGATTATTGATATTCAACCTCAATTTGTTTCGTCTGATTTTCCATGGGTCGTTAATCGAGTGGGCGAAGAAAATATGTCCTATAACTATGCTTGGAAAACTCTTCTAGAAGAGGGGATTACTCTTGCTGGAGGATCGGATGCTCCAATAGAAGATAGTAACCCACTTTTAGGAATTCACGCAGCCATTAGTCGAAGTGTTGATGTAGAAGGAAAATCAGTCATCTTTCAACAAGATGAGCAACTTTCACGATATGAAGCAATTAGTCTTTATACTAAAGGGAGTGCATATGCGTCGCATCATGAAAAGGACAGAGGCATGATTTCTGTAGGCTATTCTGCTGATTTTACAGTCTTTGAAAAAAATCCGTTCTGTATCCCTCTCGACGATATTCCAGGTCTTGCATGCAGAATGACGGTTATTAATGAACAGGTTGTGTACAAAAAGTAG